A region of Candidatus Wallbacteria bacterium DNA encodes the following proteins:
- a CDS encoding prepilin-type N-terminal cleavage/methylation domain-containing protein, whose translation MSLNKKAFTFIELMVAMGIAGIVMTTVYQVYSVGMKWSNQGFNETALQIDVRTLLEEMSEDLQYASKIEEFKSNRIKFKKFFKKDESTVRIYGDQDVQDIAYEIVRAEGKYQILRYVDIDKGVKLTVDEIDENVFFTGYVEKDVIEADKAGNRIKKKVFRLFDSFVDDSADREKISLIRIDFKVRIKEEVLQVITKVGLPYIHNQNLEPYWNGGRDL comes from the coding sequence ATGTCATTGAATAAAAAGGCTTTTACATTCATCGAACTCATGGTGGCGATGGGCATTGCCGGGATCGTGATGACCACTGTCTATCAGGTTTACAGCGTGGGTATGAAATGGTCCAATCAGGGATTCAACGAAACTGCGCTGCAGATCGATGTCCGCACACTGCTTGAAGAAATGTCCGAGGATTTGCAGTATGCCAGCAAAATAGAGGAATTCAAGAGCAACCGGATCAAATTCAAGAAATTTTTCAAAAAGGATGAGTCTACGGTCCGCATTTACGGAGATCAGGATGTTCAGGACATTGCCTATGAGATTGTCAGGGCTGAAGGAAAGTATCAGATTTTGCGATACGTTGACATCGACAAGGGAGTAAAACTAACGGTTGATGAAATCGACGAGAATGTATTTTTCACAGGATACGTGGAAAAAGATGTGATAGAAGCCGATAAAGCCGGCAACAGGATCAAGAAGAAGGTTTTCAGGTTATTTGATTCCTTTGTCGACGATTCCGCCGACCGGGAGAAGATTTCCCTGATCAGGATCGATTTCAAGGTCAGGATCAAGGAGGAAGTGCTGCAGGTGATTACCAAAGTGGGGCTTCCATACATCCATAACCAGAACCTCGAACCATACTGGAATGGAGGACGTGATTTATGA
- a CDS encoding prepilin peptidase, producing MIPEWFAITNIVVFSLFIGSFLNVCIYRLPLKRSIVFPSSHCTRCKSILKPIDLVPVLTWIFYRGRCRYCKSKISPRYPLVEILTAVLMALNYLFFGFSLKFVINSIVSGMLVVVTFIDFDYQIIPDEITIGGLVVALLFQVVINVLAPQLSPYFYQIGLYQAVFGAAIGGGLLYLIAFVSRGGMGGGDVKLAALLGALYGPEIILMILFVSFVLGGSIGLLLITLGIKGRKDYIPFGPYICLAVLIVLFVTPDRLTEMYYAFPRMF from the coding sequence ATGATACCAGAATGGTTCGCCATTACGAACATTGTCGTTTTTTCCCTGTTCATCGGGAGCTTTTTGAATGTCTGCATCTACCGGCTTCCCCTGAAACGCTCGATTGTATTTCCCTCTTCTCACTGCACGCGCTGCAAATCCATTCTGAAGCCGATCGACCTCGTGCCAGTGCTGACATGGATTTTCTACCGCGGACGCTGCCGCTATTGCAAAAGCAAAATTTCCCCTCGTTATCCGCTGGTCGAAATTCTGACTGCAGTGCTGATGGCATTAAACTATCTTTTTTTCGGATTTTCGCTCAAATTTGTGATCAATTCCATTGTATCAGGAATGCTGGTCGTAGTGACCTTCATCGATTTTGACTATCAGATTATTCCCGATGAAATCACGATCGGAGGACTGGTTGTGGCGCTTCTGTTCCAGGTGGTGATCAATGTGCTGGCCCCGCAGCTTTCACCTTACTTCTATCAGATCGGTCTGTACCAGGCCGTATTCGGAGCTGCCATTGGCGGCGGACTGCTCTATCTGATCGCTTTCGTTTCAAGGGGTGGTATGGGTGGAGGGGATGTGAAGCTGGCTGCGCTGCTGGGTGCACTTTATGGACCTGAGATAATTCTGATGATCCTTTTCGTCTCCTTTGTGCTGGGAGGATCAATCGGGTTACTGCTGATTACCCTTGGTATCAAAGGGCGCAAAGATTACATCCCATTCGGACCGTATATCTGCCTGGCAGTGCTGATCGTGTTGTTTGTAACACCAGACCGTCTTACTGAAATGTACTATGCCTTTCCGAGGATGTTCTGA
- a CDS encoding prepilin-type N-terminal cleavage/methylation domain-containing protein — protein sequence MNEAKAFLNRLRSSSGFSKRGFSFIEVMATLVLIGIILAPLFRMMLIGKKGVLQGKEFLIVANLSREKIEELNVIPLSHVKNDFDNFKDIYKDCMITEFKDADKIPARFYEVFSDIWTDEDRLKYESIYEKFQAHYLEVYGQDYLTYPEEFGRYRRLVMVDEEYSENKRLMKKASVHIYAREKGDKPVFTLMDYVIE from the coding sequence ATGAATGAAGCGAAGGCTTTTTTAAACAGACTGCGCTCATCCTCCGGATTCTCAAAAAGAGGATTCAGCTTTATCGAAGTGATGGCTACACTGGTTCTGATCGGCATTATCCTGGCCCCTCTTTTCCGGATGATGCTGATCGGAAAAAAAGGTGTGCTTCAGGGAAAGGAATTTCTGATAGTAGCCAATCTGTCCAGGGAGAAAATAGAGGAACTGAATGTGATCCCATTGTCCCATGTCAAGAACGATTTCGACAATTTCAAGGATATTTACAAGGATTGCATGATTACTGAATTCAAAGACGCGGATAAAATACCTGCCAGATTCTACGAAGTCTTTTCCGATATCTGGACAGACGAGGACAGGCTGAAGTATGAATCGATCTATGAAAAATTTCAGGCACATTATCTGGAGGTCTATGGCCAGGATTACCTGACCTATCCGGAGGAATTCGGTAGATACAGGCGGCTTGTGATGGTTGATGAGGAGTATTCAGAGAATAAGAGACTGATGAAAAAGGCCAGTGTGCATATTTACGCGAGGGAAAAGGGAGATAAGCCTGTGTTTACTCTGATGGACTATGTCATTGAATAA
- the gltX gene encoding glutamate--tRNA ligase produces the protein MIRVRFAPSPTGYLHVGGARTALYNWLFAKNQGGKFFLRVEDTDLERSSTEMVDVIIDSMKWLGLSWDGEIVYQTSRINRYREVAERLVAEGRAYRCFCSKEELDRAREICEKKGETYRYDGRCRERKESGDGLSAIRLKVDPAGETFFTDRIYGEIRVKNSELDDFIILRSNNSPTYNFAVVVDDADMEITHVIRGNDHLSNTPKQLNIYAALDHVAPQFAHLPMINGPDGKKLSKRHGAQSVEAFREMGVLPEALVNYLARLGWSHGDEEIFSVPDLIGKFSLDNVNKSAAIFDTEKLFWLSGRHLKKADPELVFSLVRTYLLDKRLAQEREITEQEADLRRLIGYARDRHRTVNELSEALVFYFTELEFEPEKAEKHFTSKGVELWEKIFLQFANLPDYSEETVEREMRRFLGQIGCSLKEIAQPLRYALTFSEASPGLFETISCLGRKKNLDRIERVIEYIKERE, from the coding sequence ATGATCAGAGTCAGATTTGCACCATCTCCAACCGGATATCTACATGTCGGCGGGGCAAGGACCGCTTTATACAACTGGCTTTTTGCTAAAAATCAGGGTGGCAAGTTTTTTCTGCGGGTTGAAGATACTGATCTTGAGCGCTCCAGCACCGAGATGGTGGATGTGATCATAGACAGCATGAAGTGGCTGGGACTTTCCTGGGACGGGGAAATTGTCTATCAGACCAGTAGAATTAACCGATACAGGGAAGTTGCTGAGAGACTGGTGGCAGAAGGGCGGGCCTATCGCTGTTTCTGCAGCAAAGAAGAGCTGGACCGGGCCCGGGAAATCTGCGAAAAAAAAGGCGAAACATACAGATACGACGGCCGCTGCAGGGAGAGGAAGGAATCCGGCGATGGTCTTTCTGCCATCCGCCTTAAGGTAGATCCTGCCGGGGAAACATTTTTTACGGATAGGATCTACGGCGAGATCAGAGTGAAAAACAGCGAGCTGGATGATTTCATCATTCTGAGGAGCAACAATAGTCCCACTTATAACTTTGCAGTAGTGGTCGACGATGCAGACATGGAGATCACCCATGTGATCCGAGGCAACGATCATCTTTCCAACACCCCGAAGCAGCTGAATATTTATGCTGCTCTTGATCATGTCGCACCCCAGTTTGCCCATCTTCCGATGATCAATGGACCTGATGGAAAAAAGCTGTCCAAGCGGCACGGAGCTCAGTCTGTAGAGGCTTTCCGTGAAATGGGAGTGCTGCCTGAGGCCCTGGTGAATTATCTGGCCAGATTGGGCTGGTCTCATGGCGACGAGGAGATTTTTTCAGTACCTGACCTGATCGGAAAGTTCAGCCTTGACAATGTGAATAAATCCGCTGCGATTTTTGACACGGAAAAGCTTTTCTGGCTTTCTGGGCGGCATCTGAAAAAAGCCGACCCTGAGCTGGTTTTTTCTCTGGTACGGACATATCTTCTGGACAAAAGGCTTGCACAAGAGCGGGAGATAACGGAACAGGAAGCAGATCTGCGGAGGCTGATCGGTTATGCGAGGGACCGGCACCGCACTGTGAACGAACTTTCGGAAGCACTTGTTTTCTATTTCACAGAGCTGGAATTTGAACCTGAGAAGGCGGAGAAACATTTCACTTCCAAAGGGGTGGAACTCTGGGAAAAAATTTTTCTGCAATTCGCCAATCTCCCGGACTATTCTGAAGAAACTGTAGAGCGTGAAATGAGGAGATTTCTCGGACAGATAGGCTGTTCACTCAAGGAAATTGCTCAGCCGTTGCGATACGCCCTGACTTTTTCCGAGGCGAGTCCGGGACTGTTCGAAACAATCTCCTGTCTCGGCAGGAAAAAAAACCTGGACAGAATTGAAAGAGTCATCGAATACATCAAAGAACGCGAATGA
- a CDS encoding clostripain-related cysteine peptidase, with product MKTMRFLILIIFLMSVPVIYGAETSRAIDGLDQEKEWSIMIYSSLDVEDWLESAFFDELTQFSKIRAAGDTVHIVAQVDFRTDEKKPSERYYFKDQQMISLEKLENYNAGDQQVFADFLRWGMKFPAKHRMLIIQSHGSSWMSFAGPTLPEHPVASKSFSYDDGSNDCLNIFEATGAFREVLNGRKIDILAFRACMMDQIETAYQYSPFFDYFVGSETVQFADSDYKLGPAFQEALEKSGVSPRDLAVSIYETFLEPNLKSYSYSMLYHTMCGGSFKMACLDLGKLREAAPKFLELNSILTSGLDSSDRENYSSALLGSRKKAVKMGGTLSKLYADSDDYEFVDLGSFLDKFALECGTLISISDQKEKIVSLCSQCREALTQATVQCYPSPELEGMYTAATFIMPQKNKMVQYYLKNLEPVFQEMDFCRDTNWDVVLHKLYVQ from the coding sequence ATGAAGACAATGCGATTCCTGATCTTAATTATTTTTTTGATGTCAGTTCCCGTTATTTATGGAGCTGAGACATCTCGCGCAATCGACGGGCTGGACCAGGAAAAAGAATGGTCAATCATGATTTACAGTTCCCTGGATGTCGAAGACTGGCTGGAATCTGCTTTTTTTGACGAACTGACTCAGTTCAGCAAGATCAGGGCTGCAGGTGATACAGTTCACATCGTGGCTCAGGTGGATTTCCGAACTGATGAAAAGAAGCCTTCTGAACGTTATTATTTCAAGGATCAGCAGATGATCTCTCTGGAGAAACTTGAGAATTATAATGCTGGGGACCAGCAGGTATTCGCAGATTTCCTGCGCTGGGGAATGAAATTCCCGGCAAAACACAGGATGCTCATCATCCAGTCCCACGGCAGCAGCTGGATGTCCTTTGCCGGCCCCACACTACCTGAACACCCGGTGGCAAGCAAGTCTTTCTCATACGACGACGGCAGCAACGATTGCCTGAACATTTTCGAGGCTACAGGCGCTTTCCGAGAAGTTTTGAACGGCAGAAAGATCGATATCCTGGCTTTCCGCGCTTGCATGATGGATCAGATCGAAACCGCTTATCAATACAGTCCTTTTTTTGATTATTTTGTGGGAAGCGAAACTGTGCAGTTTGCAGATTCAGATTACAAACTCGGCCCTGCTTTTCAGGAAGCCCTGGAAAAATCAGGCGTTTCTCCCAGGGATCTGGCGGTCTCCATCTATGAGACTTTTCTCGAACCGAATCTGAAAAGCTACTCTTATAGTATGCTGTACCATACGATGTGCGGCGGATCTTTCAAAATGGCCTGCTTGGATCTCGGCAAACTGAGAGAAGCTGCACCGAAATTCCTGGAATTGAATTCAATTTTAACTAGCGGCCTTGATTCCAGCGACAGGGAAAACTACAGTTCTGCTCTTTTAGGATCAAGGAAAAAGGCCGTCAAAATGGGTGGAACTTTAAGTAAACTGTATGCTGACTCCGATGATTACGAATTTGTGGATCTTGGATCATTCTTAGATAAATTTGCTCTCGAATGCGGGACTTTAATTTCGATCTCAGATCAAAAAGAAAAGATCGTGTCTCTGTGCAGCCAGTGCCGGGAAGCTCTCACTCAAGCCACGGTTCAATGTTATCCTTCCCCCGAACTGGAAGGAATGTATACGGCAGCCACATTCATAATGCCGCAAAAAAATAAGATGGTGCAATACTATCTGAAGAACCTTGAGCCTGTTTTCCAGGAAATGGATTTCTGCAGGGATACGAACTGGGATGTGGTTCTGCACAAACTATACGTCCAGTGA
- a CDS encoding thiamine diphosphokinase: MKRALLFLNGEKGVVPLEHQYDMVLACDGGCRVARRNSVKPQIVIGDLDSLPQNLLDWLDHSLIIPYPEQKNLSDGELGVKYLLGCGFDLIDVVGAVGGRLDQSLTNLLLCSEHLGKAEFKLLTPLETGYFLGGLRSSIRLELDPGTLFSLVPLTQVRIGKCTGGKYPLERKRLFPGSSYTVSNQIKAGRLEIEVESGRLLLCVSRKRR; encoded by the coding sequence ATGAAGCGGGCACTGCTTTTTTTGAACGGGGAGAAGGGAGTGGTTCCGCTGGAGCACCAGTATGACATGGTGCTGGCCTGTGACGGCGGGTGCCGTGTAGCACGGAGAAATAGTGTGAAACCGCAGATCGTGATCGGAGACCTGGACTCCCTGCCGCAGAACCTGCTGGATTGGCTCGATCACAGCCTGATCATCCCGTATCCTGAGCAAAAAAACCTGTCAGACGGGGAATTGGGGGTAAAATACCTTCTGGGCTGCGGTTTTGACTTGATCGATGTGGTAGGCGCAGTGGGGGGACGTCTGGATCAGAGCTTGACCAACCTGCTGCTCTGCTCTGAGCACCTTGGCAAAGCCGAATTCAAGCTGCTGACTCCCCTTGAGACCGGTTATTTTCTGGGCGGGCTGCGCAGTAGTATCAGGCTGGAACTTGATCCTGGCACTCTTTTTTCACTGGTTCCCCTTACCCAGGTCAGGATCGGCAAATGCACAGGTGGGAAATATCCACTGGAGAGGAAGAGACTTTTCCCCGGCAGTTCATATACAGTAAGCAATCAAATAAAAGCAGGGCGGCTGGAAATCGAGGTTGAATCAGGCAGGCTGCTGCTCTGCGTCAGCAGAAAAAGGAGATAG
- a CDS encoding AI-2E family transporter, whose translation MEEQGTKHASAFLLILLLGALGLFGMLLFIFFTPLFFSLLLAGIFHPLYERVLILIERKTIRRKDKNLLRNFLYSTRSSLAALIIVILIILLVLIPFFFVGALFVNEASEVYTQVSEEMPTMAGWQELLDKSPTLKKAYDYMTLKFKTDKQNLAEQLMPVLKKIADGILGFGASIFGNLILVGIDVFMLLLAVYYLLQDGKELGIFLMRLSPLKSRDELKIYEMFTVMGKGVIIGNTVSAVAQGLLAALGFFIFGVPKPVFLFVLTTFFSLIPFLGPSLVCIPAVAYLFYIKSYLNAILLLAYTLLLVTTIDHFVKPIFIGGKLKIHPFLILISIIGGLEIFGMMGIFYGPLIVTVFQTLAEIYMCESEERSAAQ comes from the coding sequence ATGGAAGAACAAGGCACGAAACACGCATCTGCTTTTCTGTTAATCCTTTTGCTGGGAGCTTTAGGGTTGTTCGGAATGCTGCTGTTTATTTTTTTTACTCCCCTGTTTTTTTCATTGCTGCTTGCAGGTATCTTTCATCCACTGTATGAGAGGGTCCTGATCCTTATTGAACGGAAAACCATCAGGCGAAAAGACAAAAATCTGCTCAGAAATTTTCTCTATTCCACACGCAGCTCACTGGCTGCTCTGATTATAGTGATCCTGATCATACTGCTGGTACTGATTCCCTTTTTTTTCGTGGGAGCACTTTTTGTGAACGAAGCGAGTGAAGTCTACACACAGGTCTCAGAAGAAATGCCTACAATGGCCGGCTGGCAGGAACTGCTGGACAAAAGCCCGACGCTCAAGAAAGCTTACGATTACATGACTCTAAAATTCAAGACAGACAAGCAGAATCTGGCGGAACAGTTGATGCCGGTGCTGAAAAAGATTGCTGACGGGATCCTGGGCTTTGGTGCAAGCATTTTCGGCAACCTGATCCTGGTGGGCATTGATGTTTTCATGCTGCTGCTCGCTGTTTATTATCTGCTTCAGGACGGAAAAGAACTCGGAATCTTTCTGATGCGGCTTTCACCCCTTAAATCCCGCGACGAACTCAAAATTTACGAAATGTTCACAGTGATGGGCAAAGGAGTGATTATAGGCAATACCGTTTCGGCAGTTGCCCAGGGCCTGCTTGCTGCGCTGGGATTTTTCATCTTCGGCGTGCCAAAGCCGGTTTTCTTGTTCGTTCTGACCACCTTTTTTTCGCTGATACCGTTTCTGGGGCCGTCCCTGGTCTGCATTCCTGCAGTGGCGTATCTTTTCTATATCAAGAGCTATCTGAACGCCATTCTGCTGCTGGCCTATACTTTGCTTTTGGTGACAACGATCGATCATTTTGTCAAACCGATTTTCATCGGCGGCAAGCTCAAGATCCACCCTTTCCTGATCCTGATTTCAATCATCGGCGGACTGGAAATTTTCGGGATGATGGGTATTTTCTATGGACCGCTGATCGTGACCGTCTTCCAGACTCTGGCTGAAATTTACATGTGCGAAAGTGAGGAGAGATCCGCTGCGCAGTGA
- the secA gene encoding preprotein translocase subunit SecA, which yields MLVKLLRYLFNKNDREIRRYQLIVDQINSFEEELKNSPDDGLKERTVKFRARLQNGEKLDDLLPEAFALVREASRRVIGLRHFDVQLMGGIALHEGRVIEMKTGEGKTLVATLPAYLNGLLGKGVHIITVNDYLAQRDREWMGKIYEFLGLAVDVILHAKTTQERKKAYEADIVYGTNSEFGFDYLRDNMVIEADECVQNLRRFAIVDEVDSILIDEARTPLIISGPAGNSRQQYFELKPLVHQLVTLQKHYVDRLMEEARKLMDEGKTEEGGMKLLLVSKGDPKNKQLFKLFEDAAMRKLVEGIELEVIREKRTEVYDDLYYQVDERGHNIDLTDKGRYNISQRGRDMFTIPDLMGLQEEILGIRNRLQNQDTTAEEKEKLHSELLHKEESFAIEEKKYHQASERIHNVSQLLKAYALFERDVDYVVQENKVLIVDEFTGRLMPGRRYSDGLHQALEAKEAIKIEGETQTLATITLQNYFRLYEKLSGMTGTAATEAAEFLQIYKMDTVVVPTNQEVIRVDHPDAIYKTEREKYEAIIRTIVDLHKKMQPVLVGTTSIEKSERIGSMLSGRGVTGFHILNAKYHAQEAEIIAKAGEHGAITIATNMAGRGTDIVLDEGARKAGGLFVLGTERHESRRIDNQLRGRCGRQGDAGASQFVLSLEDDLLRLFGGDNLVAIMEKMGMEENVPIEHRLVSNALERAQKRVEQRNFQIRKHVLEYDDVMNKQREVIYAQRREVLEQKDLRDTVLEMAGETLEEVMAEHLGADYQLDAGEASFFCARFAQAFPILLPPAEIQSRTKEELNEFLMEQLTRRYEDREKRFGVEVIRTLERFIVLQVVDKEWKDHLYAMDSLQEGIGLRAYGQRDPLVEYKKESFVVFEEMIKRIKRQIAEFAYKIEPSVAREEEEKSKVRPEELLTNRGDDGGVKLAPKRREHEKVGRNDPCPCGSGKKYKKCCGA from the coding sequence ATGCTGGTCAAGCTTCTTCGCTACTTGTTCAATAAAAACGACCGGGAGATCCGGCGCTATCAACTGATTGTCGATCAGATCAATTCATTTGAAGAAGAACTGAAAAATTCCCCGGACGACGGGCTGAAAGAAAGAACTGTAAAGTTCAGGGCCAGACTGCAGAACGGGGAAAAGCTCGACGATTTACTCCCTGAAGCTTTTGCGCTTGTCAGGGAAGCTTCCCGCCGTGTGATCGGACTGCGGCATTTTGACGTGCAGCTCATGGGCGGTATCGCTCTGCATGAAGGCCGTGTAATCGAAATGAAGACAGGCGAAGGAAAAACCCTGGTGGCCACCCTGCCTGCCTACCTCAACGGACTGCTTGGCAAGGGAGTGCATATCATCACAGTCAACGATTACCTGGCCCAGCGCGACAGGGAATGGATGGGTAAAATCTATGAATTCCTCGGTCTGGCAGTAGATGTGATCCTGCATGCCAAGACCACTCAGGAACGTAAAAAAGCTTATGAAGCTGACATTGTATATGGCACTAACAGTGAATTCGGTTTCGACTATCTGCGCGATAACATGGTGATCGAAGCCGATGAATGCGTCCAGAATCTGCGGCGTTTCGCGATCGTGGACGAAGTCGACAGCATCCTGATCGATGAAGCAAGGACCCCGCTGATCATATCCGGCCCTGCTGGAAATTCCAGGCAGCAGTATTTTGAATTGAAGCCGCTGGTTCATCAGCTTGTGACTCTGCAGAAGCATTATGTTGATCGTCTGATGGAGGAAGCCAGGAAACTGATGGACGAAGGAAAAACCGAGGAAGGCGGGATGAAGCTCCTGCTTGTCTCAAAAGGGGATCCGAAAAATAAACAGCTCTTCAAGCTGTTTGAAGATGCTGCGATGAGAAAGCTCGTGGAAGGTATTGAACTGGAAGTAATCCGCGAGAAGCGGACCGAGGTTTACGACGACTTGTACTATCAGGTTGACGAGCGAGGGCACAACATCGATCTGACCGACAAGGGACGTTATAACATTTCACAGCGCGGCAGGGATATGTTCACTATTCCTGACCTGATGGGACTGCAGGAAGAAATCCTGGGCATCAGGAATCGCTTGCAGAATCAGGATACAACTGCAGAAGAAAAGGAAAAGCTTCATTCCGAACTTCTGCACAAGGAAGAATCATTCGCGATTGAAGAGAAAAAATATCACCAGGCTTCTGAACGCATTCACAATGTTTCGCAGCTTCTGAAGGCATATGCCCTGTTCGAGCGCGATGTGGACTATGTGGTCCAGGAAAACAAGGTCCTGATCGTGGATGAGTTCACCGGACGATTGATGCCAGGCCGCAGATACAGCGACGGTCTGCACCAGGCCCTGGAAGCCAAAGAAGCCATCAAGATCGAGGGAGAGACCCAGACTCTGGCCACGATCACTCTGCAGAATTATTTCAGACTTTACGAAAAGCTCTCCGGCATGACCGGCACGGCAGCCACTGAAGCCGCAGAGTTTCTGCAGATCTATAAAATGGACACAGTAGTGGTCCCCACCAATCAGGAAGTAATCCGAGTTGACCATCCGGACGCCATCTATAAAACAGAGCGCGAGAAATATGAAGCCATCATCAGGACGATTGTGGATCTGCATAAAAAAATGCAACCTGTGCTCGTCGGCACCACCTCGATCGAAAAGTCCGAGCGGATCGGCAGTATGCTTTCCGGGCGCGGAGTGACTGGATTCCACATTCTGAACGCCAAATATCATGCTCAAGAGGCGGAAATAATTGCCAAAGCTGGAGAGCATGGCGCGATTACCATCGCCACCAACATGGCCGGACGAGGAACCGACATCGTGCTCGATGAGGGTGCCAGGAAAGCGGGAGGGCTGTTCGTGCTTGGTACAGAACGGCATGAGAGCCGCCGCATCGACAATCAGTTGCGCGGCCGTTGCGGCCGTCAGGGGGATGCCGGTGCCTCCCAGTTCGTCCTGTCGCTTGAAGATGATCTTCTGCGGTTGTTCGGAGGAGACAACCTGGTGGCGATCATGGAAAAAATGGGTATGGAAGAGAATGTTCCCATCGAACACCGCCTTGTTTCGAACGCCCTGGAACGAGCGCAGAAAAGGGTTGAACAACGCAATTTCCAGATTCGAAAACATGTACTGGAATACGACGATGTGATGAACAAGCAGCGCGAAGTAATTTACGCCCAGCGGCGTGAGGTTCTAGAGCAAAAAGACTTGCGGGATACAGTGCTTGAGATGGCGGGAGAGACTTTAGAAGAGGTAATGGCTGAACATCTCGGGGCAGATTATCAGCTTGATGCAGGCGAAGCTTCGTTTTTCTGCGCCAGATTCGCTCAAGCTTTTCCGATTCTCCTGCCGCCTGCGGAAATCCAGTCCCGTACCAAGGAAGAACTGAACGAATTTCTGATGGAGCAGCTTACCCGCCGTTATGAGGACAGAGAAAAGCGGTTCGGAGTGGAAGTGATTAGAACCCTGGAGCGTTTCATAGTGCTGCAGGTGGTGGACAAAGAATGGAAAGATCATCTATATGCCATGGATTCCCTGCAGGAAGGCATTGGTCTGCGGGCTTATGGACAGCGGGACCCGCTGGTGGAGTACAAGAAGGAATCCTTCGTTGTCTTCGAGGAAATGATCAAGAGGATCAAGCGGCAGATTGCTGAATTTGCTTATAAGATCGAGCCGTCAGTAGCCCGTGAGGAAGAGGAAAAATCCAAGGTGCGGCCTGAAGAACTGCTTACCAACCGCGGAGATGACGGAGGGGTGAAACTCGCTCCCAAACGAAGGGAGCATGAGAAGGTGGGACGCAACGACCCCTGCCCGTGCGGAAGCGGCAAGAAATACAAGAAGTGCTGCGGGGCTTAG